The DNA window aaaaaatacataaaaatatgagtaactaaatccAAATATTTAGAACCTATCATTTTTCACTGAAAATGAAaagataatttatttataaagaattttataaaaattaaataacataaaGTTATATTAAAATATGGGTAATTAAAATgagtattatatatattattaaaatgttattaaattaaaaatacatgaatttatttaaaaaataatatatttaaagtataaaacgtttttattcttttatgattttttacGATTATAATATAGGATATCTAAGAACATTTTGATGAAATCATTGAATTAATGGAATCAATGTAAATAGGTGTCATTAGTAAATAAATTAGAGGATTTGGGGTGACAAAATTAATGAGAATGTTAAAAAGGAAGACTTTGatgtaattagttaattaatttttattacaaattttttatttaatttacattgttattatattattttattcttaatatcTATCAACAATATTTGTTTTGGTTATTATCAATGAAGTTTCTAATAATCattttacaaataattttaaaagttgaagcaatttaaaatttatataaagtaatgtataataattttatttttactctattttttttagtaaattgTATTTTAGtagtaattattaatttatataattttttgtttttatattttaatgttatcATAATTATATTGTATATCAGTTACGATTTATTTTAAGTACAACGATCCGTTACAAATTTTTAATTATTGTAAAAGTTAATGTTTATAAAAGAAAGAGTTTAATGAAACGGTTAATTCGATGAAAATTTAGATTATAAATTCAATCacacaaatatataaattaaatttaatagtttgtaatttctttataaattcaatcaaaatatatGTGATGTTTTATTTCCTTCcataatatcattttattattctTAAACTGTCAATTTGTCCCACTTTCTATCTTAAATAGATAAACTCCTCTTGCTGTCTTCATGACACGTATATTTTAGAACATGCATAAAATGGAAAAGCATGAGATGAATGGGCAAATTATTCAACACccataaaaaacaaaattgttttttcTATCTTTATCTAATCATGAAAGGTTTCATTTTTTTAcaacaattcaaatcaatttcatatccatatttttctctataaattttaattttattgttttgatcatattccaattcattttataaatattaatttgatcATGTTTAAATTCATTTCATACTTATATTCATATTGtctaatataatttctaattgtTATTTTGCAGCTTTTGCAATTTGAATAAGAGTCTGATAGGCTTCAATTTCTACAAAGAACAATCTTAGAATGAAGATCAAAATATAAGTATCTTACTCTTACAATCATTTGGAGCATCACAATTTTAGAAACTGagttcaaatattatttttgtattgatttttatttatttttgtgggTTTAATTTCCTTCCTCTTTCTTCACAAGTCTAAAATAACTATGTTTTCTTtctgataaatatttatttttttctttaatataaattctaaatgataaatatgaaatataaaatatgaaaaataaatgatATAGCCGCGCATCGCGCGGATCACAATCTAGTTTTTTAAATAACGAATGAGTCTTGCAACTTCCATATTTGAACTTTTCATTTCATGGTTAACCTGCAAGACTTTCATCAACTTGCATTTATACAAGTGTATTCATGCTCAAAGTGACTTAAGTtaacacaaacaaaatcaaatcaagtaaAGAAAATCAAGTTCACAAAATCATCTGAAATTTGAGGAAAACAGTACATGGCAATCGTTAGTTCAGTTCTCTTTTATAATTTCGCAGGTCCATTACATGCCACTGAGTAGAATATTTTGACATAGTACATTTTAATCCCTACACAAAAGAACCTGCAAATTAAGGGACCTCTCCTACTATTTTCTACATAGACCTACCCAACCAAACTTCAGCCCTAAGGAATAAGTAAAGAAAGACAAAAGAACGAAACTCAGCAACAGTCACATCTTTCAAACCAACAGATATGACTCTGAAGAATACCCTTTCTCCTAATCTTTCATTTTACCAAACCCATACAGTTATGAAACAAAAAAAGACAGAACAAAAGTAAACTACTAATCTACGGGTCTGCAAATACCAACAATCTATGCATTAAAAAGCAGTAGCATTTTGCTCACTAGCCTTCCCCTCAAAACCCTACTTGAGGAACGGCTTCAGCTACTGAGCAACAGATAAATCATCATCTCCGACAGTCCCTGAACTTGTCCCAACTATCGGATTCTTGCACTCATCCCTCTCACTCGCTAAGTAATTTGCTTCTTGGGTTTTCGATTCATCACTTCTATCAACCATTTCATTCTCGCCGCTCTCTTTATGATCCTCGCTATCGTTTTCTTTGGCAAAAGCTTCATCTGGTGCACACTGTTGTGTGGCTAATTCAACCTTAAGCTCTTCCTTCTCTCCCTTAACTTCATCAAACACAAAGCCACCTCCCATTTCATTACCCTTGAACTCATCCTGATTTGAAACCACATCGCTCGGAACAGACTCTTCCATAAAAACATCCTCTACACCATCAGCTTCTgatactccatcattttccaactTAACAGCagcattggcctcaatgttttcaTTTCTCTCACTTTCCATCATTGAATCAACCATTTCAGCATTGTTCTCAATTCCCATAACAGGTACATCAGATCCCCCGTCACTTTCATTATCAGACCCATTCTCCACTACTTCCTCATTGACATCTTCCACAACCTGGTTCTGACTCTGCCTCTCGAGAAACAGCATCCTCCTTCGCAAATCACCCAACTCCCTCTCCATTAGGAAAAGTCTCTCCCTCAAAGTCAAATTCTCTTCCTCCAACTGTGCAATATGAGAATCCTGATCATCAACCCTATTCTCTAACACATTATTATAATCCCCACCTCCGTAATTCGGGTATATCATCTCAAACCGGCTCAAATCATGGTCCAACCTCCTCTCAACCTCCACATGTTCCTCCACATCACTCTCACTCGACCcatcaccaccatcttcatcctcATCATCATGAACATCACGAAGCCTAATCAAACCCTTCATCGACCCATACCCATCAACACCCCACTCTTCCTTTGCCATATCTCCCAACATCTCCCTCGACGGAGACAATATCGGCGTAGGAAGCACAGCCGGAGTCACAGGACAAGGCGACACAAGCGATGCAATCCCACCAGATTTCTTAGCACGAATAATATACGAAGTCGTATTCCTCGGCGCAAAAGGAGCAAATCTAGCATTAAACTTCTTCTTAGGATAGAACTTCCGCGCTTTCAAACGATTCTGAGACTGCAACTCCTGAAGTGTAGGTGGTTGGTAACCAACACTGTTGTTCGAAATTCCACTCGAATTTTCCATTCTCCTAATATCTTTCCTCTTATCACCACCAACCTTCTTCCCCTTccagttgttattattattattacttcgCCCCGGTTTCGCGAAATTAGGTTTCAAATTAGGGTTCTGAAACTTCATATTAGGATCCAAAGGAAGCTGTTGAGACCAAACCTTATATCCTCCACGGTTCATCATCGGAGCAAGATTCGGATTCATCATCTGCTGCTGATTCATTCCTTGATTATGGTTCATCAGAAACTGTTCCGGAGACTGATTAATAATCTGAGgcggattcatcttcatcttcatcatctgagACTGAGGCTGAGgcggattcatcttcatcatctgagACTGATTCATCTGGTTcaaattcatcatcatcttcgatTGATCGTTCATCGTAATCGTAACCAAACACAAACAAACCCTAACTACAAACAAACTAACAACAACAATCTCTTGAAATTTCAACGAAATCAGTCacgaaaacaaacaaacaaacaaaattatcaCCGATCAGAAACTCTCGATCGGCGGCGAATTCGAAACCGATTCCGATTCAAAACCCTAAATCGATGTTTTGTGAAATTAAGAATCGATTAAAATTTTCGAGAAATTAAGCGAGGGTGAAACCGTGTTGAAGAATCGAGATTTCACAAAGGGGGAATTTGAGAAACCctgattttgattattatttttgtgatttactATTCTGAAAAGAGTGGTTATCGTTTCTTGATGTGCTCATGCGAACCGAAGAGACTTATATAACGGGTTGAGAATAAAATGGACGGCCCGATTTTGATCTCATAAATTGACGGCTTGGATTTTAGATGCGATAGGGACACACGTCACTCGTACCTAAAAGATCGATTCGTGATttctcatttaattttttttattttgatgtgGGATCTTTCCATGTTTTGATCTTtgtatgaaaaaataatatatatggaTAAAACTTACACgtttaataaaaaattacttactaattaaatttataattgtttttttgaaaaaaattattttattgtttaaattaCATCTCAGGTAGATATTTAACTTGGAAAAAAATGAATGTTAATATATATCTTGTCGTATAATTGAATAGGATAAAAAGGTTAGATATTACTATTTAGGcaaaaatataatcaaaatcttttaaattattttattgtaataatttgattttttatgcttttttgttTATAAGGTAATTTTTAAGTTAACTAGTGTGTATAATTTGTATATCGTtggcattttttttaaatttcgctAAAAAAAAGCTTATGTGACATTTAACGTTTATGAATTTCTCCCATAAACGTTATTAGTGTCACATAAAAGTTTTGGAATGAAGTTTGAAAAAAAAGTCAACGATGCACGCATTTAGGTAACTTGAAGGATTACCTTgtagcaatatatatatatatatatatatatatatatatatatatatatatatatatatatatatatatatatatgattgaaTTGTTGCAAAAAGATAACTCAAAGGCCCATGGGTATATTTTTGCCTATTACTTTCAATTGAGTTTAATGTgtcacattttatttatttttcattattaaaTGGATAAATATGGTTGGTCTGGATGAGCGAGGAAGAAGAACGATGGAGATATGTTCGTCGGGTTTGACAATAAGTTTTTCTCGGGATCTAACATCTTTGAAACTGGCTTCCATCTTGAGGTTGTTTGGAAATTGGTCCACTAATCGAATAATGCATCTCTTATACTTGTTGCATAATATTTTGTCTTCTCATAGGGAAAACACTCATCAGTCATAGAATGAGCTCATCTTTGTAAGAGCATAAATCATATACAATATCTCTTGTTCCACCTATGACGGTGGATCTTTATTTCCGAACACTAGGTCGATCTGGGGGCCACTTTGATCCATTCATGTTTCACTACCAACAAGCAATAGAGAAAGATTATAAGCATAAACACGCTATTGAGATTCTAACCACCATATTACTTCATTGTCAGTGGGGTCACAACCAAAAGTGTGATGATGCACTCTAATGTAAGTTTGAGTTTTTTCGTTCTTGTTTGAAATAACTTACATATTATGGATTTTCTAAGGGAAAAGATGAAAGTGCAAGTTTTGGTTCTACATCTGGCCttaagttttaatgataacattaCATGATATTTTAGAGAACAATTTATTACTCTAATGGTTTTTGTCCAATGTGTAGCTTTTGCTAACAAGTTCTAACTCTGAAGATAATACGCGTGACGTCATCAGATTTTGGACTCAACACACTAAGACTTTGGAAGAAACTAGTGGTGTTTACAAACACTCAGTCAAGAAGAACATCCTGATGAATGTTAACTATAGAGCTTATGATCGTGACTCTTTTTGAAGAGTTTCCGAAGACTTCTTTAGCTTTGTGATTATGTTGTCCAAGTTTTGAAGATTCCGAAGACAAGGTTCTAGAAGAACAAGTTTTGAAGGATCTGAAGACAAAAATTCTAGAGACCAATTGCTAAAGACTCTGACGACAAGGTTCTGGATGAACAAGTTATAAAAAATCTTATGATTTAGGTTCTTAAGATTCAAGTTTTGGTCCATCTAAGCATGCTTCATCAAAAACCATCAGAAACCTCTAAAGATTACGAGATAATATCAATATCGGTTTACGTGAGGAAATAGTATGAGGTACAAATGTTCCCACTACCCTGATATGGTGGCGCAAGGGCAGTACCATGGTATTATGTTATCTACCACTTCCTCATTGACTGCTATGGACAAAACAACTAAAATTAAGTATTCATATTTTACCCTCCAACAAACTTTTTCTTGGCTATAAAAGAAAGATTGAAGATCGCGATATTTCTCAACAAAACTTACGttgaaacgctgctcaaatctCTCTCATATATTCTTTGTAAAGTTTAATAAAAACAAGTGAACTTGTGTTCGTAAACTTATAACAAGTGAGATTTTGTTCATATAATTTCTATTAACATGGTTATGTTATTTGATTGTATTTAAACTTGTGTAATATGATTTCAAGAAGCAACCTTGTAAACAAAACCCTTGTATTTCAACTTGTAAtttgattgttccttgagagactaagTGTTAGTCATAatttctcaagaagacattgacgaGTAGTTTTTGTGGATCGTAACACTGACAGCTGGTCTTTGTTGTGTGTCTGTAATCAGTTCAgttataatggattaagtccATGTTTAAGaaggaaaaatcaccttggcgggtgaacATGATTAACTTCATTATcagtgaactaggataaaaataattgtgtcatTTACTTTTGTTATTGTGTTCTTTGTTTTTGACTTGGGAAGAATTGGTTTTAAATTCTAAAACTCAATTCAACCCCCTCTTCTTATGTTTCTCGCACCTTCTATCGACATCAGATATTCGGTTCTGCTATTGATTTTTATCAAACACTTAACTATGTCAAATAAAGATCCAGAGTTTTCTATGAAACACAATGTCCATTCCACCACCACATGCACCGGTTATAAATGAAAGAGATCATTATATTGCTAAGCCTCTAGTTTTTTATGGAAAGAAATTTGATTACTAGAAAGATAGAATGGATAGTTTCTTTCTTGGTCACGATGTTGATCTATGGGATATTGTAGTATATGGCTACAAATATCATGTGGATGCTAGTGGAAAGAAGATTGATGAATAAGCAAACAAAACAAAGATTATAATAATCATTGTAAAGAAAGAACCATTATGTTGAATGTGATTTCTTATAATGAGTATGAAAAGATAACAAATATAGATTGTGCTAAGTCTATATTTGATTCTGTGAGAATGACTCGTGAGGGGAACACTCAAGTAAAGGAGACTAAGACGCTTGCCTTGATtcaaaaatatgaagccttcaagattaaACATGATGAAACGGTTGAGAACATATTCTTTAGGTTTTAAACTCTTGTTGTGGAGCTAAAGGTTCTAAAAAAATGGTATTCTACTTCGGATCATGTAAAGAATATTATCATAAGCTTACCAACAAGATGGAGACCTATGATAATTGTGCTCAAACTAGCCAAGGTTCTGAACAACACTACTCTGAAGGAACTGATTAGTTCTTTGAAAAGCCATGAGACTAGAACTCTTTAATTCGAAGAGGAAGACGAATTTGAAAAAGATTCAGACGACGATGAAGATGAGCTATCGCTTCTTTCCATAAGGGTTAACCAACTCTAGAAATAGAAGCAAGGAAACAATTTTAGAGGAGCGTGAACAGGGACAGATGCACGCGTTGACTATTGGAGGCACTTGCCCCCACTTAATTATGCATTTGATTTTCACTTTTTAGATAAATTTATCTTTACTCTTATTAAAAAATAAGTATTGACCCCATTGAAAAATCTACAGACCCAACAAATTTCTTATTTTGTCCTCATCAAAATATAGCACTTTTAAGTTACTACACGAGTACTCTacctaaaattttaatatttattattaaatccatttatattttgttttgatgTATTTTGTTTAAAACCTTATCAGATTGTATTCATAAGAAATTAGTTTTTTAAGTACACACATTTACATTTATGTTGGGGTTTTTGATATTAAAATTTGTATATTGATAATTTTAATGTTAATAAAATTCATATTGAATaacctataaaattattttattttaaaaaataataattcaaaattatttgaaaaatatacatgttttatttcaattttatt is part of the Vicia villosa cultivar HV-30 ecotype Madison, WI linkage group LG2, Vvil1.0, whole genome shotgun sequence genome and encodes:
- the LOC131648973 gene encoding uncharacterized protein LOC131648973, encoding MNDQSKMMMNLNQMNQSQMMKMNPPQPQSQMMKMKMNPPQIINQSPEQFLMNHNQGMNQQQMMNPNLAPMMNRGGYKVWSQQLPLDPNMKFQNPNLKPNFAKPGRSNNNNNNWKGKKVGGDKRKDIRRMENSSGISNNSVGYQPPTLQELQSQNRLKARKFYPKKKFNARFAPFAPRNTTSYIIRAKKSGGIASLVSPCPVTPAVLPTPILSPSREMLGDMAKEEWGVDGYGSMKGLIRLRDVHDDEDEDGGDGSSESDVEEHVEVERRLDHDLSRFEMIYPNYGGGDYNNVLENRVDDQDSHIAQLEEENLTLRERLFLMERELGDLRRRMLFLERQSQNQVVEDVNEEVVENGSDNESDGGSDVPVMGIENNAEMVDSMMESERNENIEANAAVKLENDGVSEADGVEDVFMEESVPSDVVSNQDEFKGNEMGGGFVFDEVKGEKEELKVELATQQCAPDEAFAKENDSEDHKESGENEMVDRSDESKTQEANYLASERDECKNPIVGTSSGTVGDDDLSVAQ